Proteins encoded together in one Telopea speciosissima isolate NSW1024214 ecotype Mountain lineage chromosome 6, Tspe_v1, whole genome shotgun sequence window:
- the LOC122665849 gene encoding serine/threonine-protein kinase-like protein At3g51990, translated as MGGILFSSDQAVLVRAQGGCQGDLAGLKRECMQFVQKIGPQTDPSQSCCDVVKKVNVTCVCATIPAPLQQMMSSLKVAHVAQFCGNPIPPGVICGSKLDCLLQSKLIGYLSCRAESAVLTSNSNTSTSSISTYSAHKPKKKNYREEPLNIQQFEYSDLVEATNGFSAQKLLGRGSHGCAYKGVLRSGRLVAVKKSSRGGGGVISHAASSANSNNNSNEVDNEIDILSKVHGPRLVNLLGFTNDSRDRLLVVEFMNNGTLYEVLHNSSRPPNWGRRIRLALQTAEAIDTLHSSIPPVIHKDIKSANVLIDRNFNARLGDFGLALRCHVDNFRLRSTPPAEDDDLKIGPQTDPSQSCCDVMKKVNVTCVCDLIPAPVQLIISSLKVAHVAQFCGNPIPPGVICGS; from the exons ATGGGCGGAATCTTATTTTCCAGTGATCAAGCAGTACTTGTGAGGGCACAGGGAGGATGCCAAGGAGATCTTGCCGGACTAAAGAGAGAATGCATGCAATTTGTTCAGAAGATTGGGCCACAGACGGATCCATCACAGAGCTGTTGTGATGTTGTGAAGAAGGTGAATGTTACTTGTGTTTGTGCTACAATCCCTGCCCCGTTGCAGCAGATGATGAGTAGCCTGAAGGTGGCCCATGTTGCACAGTTTTGTGGCAACCCTATTCCTCCTGGAGTTATATGTGGAAGTAA gTTAGACTG tcttcttcaatcaaaattgATCGGATATCTTAGCTGCAGAGCTGAATCTGCTGTCCTAACCTCCAATTCCAACACCAGTACAAGCTCCATCTCCACCTACTCTGCCCACAAACCCAAGAAGAAGAATTACAGAGAAGAACCCCTCAACATCCAACAATTCGAGTACAGTGACCTTGTAGAAGCCACCAATGGTTTCTCAGCGCAGAAACTATTGGGTAGAGGCAGCCATGGTTGCGCTTATAAGGGCGTCCTTCGCAGCGGCCGTCTTGTCGCCGTCAAGAAATCCTCCAGAGGCGGCGGCGGCGTCATTTCTCATGCTGCATCCTCTgccaacagcaacaacaacagcaacgaAGTGGACAACGAGATTGATATTCTCTCCAAAGTTCACGGTCCTCGACTCGTGAACTTATTGGGCTTCACGAACGATTCAAGAGATCGTCTTCTTGTTGTCGAATTCATGAATAATGGAACCCTTTACGAAGTTCTTCACAACAGTTCTCGACCCCCCAATTGGGGTCGAAGAATCAGACTAGCCCTTCAGACTGCTGAGGCTATTGATACTCTTCACTCCTCCATTCCTCCTGTAATTCACAAAGACATCAAGTCTGCAAATGTGTTGATTGATCGGAATTTCAATGCGAGATTGGGAGATTTCGGGCTTGCGTTGCGTTGCCACGTTGACAATTTCCGGCTCCGGTCAACGCCACCAGcggaagatgatgatttg AAGATTGGGCCACAGACGGATCCATCACAGAGCTGTTGTGATGTTATGAAGAAGGTAAATGTTACTTGTGTTTGTGATCTAATCCCTGCCCCAGTGCAGCTGATCATCAGTAGCCTGAAGGTGGCCCATGTTGCACAGTTCTGTGGCAACCCTATTCCTCCTGGAGTTATATGTGGAA gTTAG